A single region of the Pseudorhodoplanes sp. genome encodes:
- a CDS encoding IclR family transcriptional regulator, whose protein sequence is MAKRSRSGQRRTATPALRRAPATVLVRRGIQSAGIAFDVLSALAAEPEAAGLTAVARRAGLSASQTHRYLASLIRAGFARQNPDSGLYDLGPEAIQIGLAALARTDVFALADPAIAEFTRTTGRSSLLAARGPLGPTVVRWHAGRIPVITSVSVGSVLPYLRSATGRVFLSFLPENETAKEVSRELTTARMQKPFNIRAIRARVRADMSASVDELLIAGLRATAAPILDIQGRVALVATVMATRAFDPAEDAAIIEQLKTLCRRLTENIGGRWSASG, encoded by the coding sequence ATGGCTAAGCGCTCCAGAAGCGGACAGCGGCGGACAGCGACGCCGGCACTGCGCCGCGCGCCCGCAACCGTGCTGGTCCGCCGCGGTATCCAGTCGGCGGGAATTGCTTTTGACGTGCTCTCAGCGCTGGCCGCCGAACCAGAGGCCGCCGGGCTGACCGCGGTGGCGCGGCGCGCGGGCCTTTCTGCCTCGCAGACGCATCGCTATCTGGCGAGCCTGATCCGCGCCGGCTTCGCACGGCAGAATCCGGATTCGGGATTGTACGACCTGGGTCCGGAGGCCATCCAGATCGGCTTGGCCGCCCTGGCGCGCACGGATGTGTTCGCGCTCGCCGACCCGGCGATCGCCGAATTCACACGCACGACAGGTCGCAGTTCACTGCTCGCTGCGCGCGGCCCGCTCGGCCCGACGGTCGTGCGGTGGCACGCCGGGCGCATCCCGGTGATCACCTCGGTCTCTGTCGGATCCGTGCTGCCCTACCTGCGCTCGGCCACCGGTCGCGTATTTCTGTCTTTCCTGCCGGAAAACGAGACCGCAAAGGAAGTCTCCCGCGAGCTTACGACGGCGCGCATGCAGAAGCCATTCAACATTCGCGCTATCCGCGCGCGGGTGCGCGCCGACATGAGTGCGTCGGTCGACGAGCTCTTGATCGCCGGATTGCGGGCAACAGCCGCACCTATTCTTGACATCCAGGGACGCGTCGCTCTGGTCGCCACCGTCATGGCGACACGCGCTTTCGATCCCGCCGAGGACGCGGCCATTATAGAACAGCTCAAAACGCTCTGCCGCCGGCTCACCGAAAATATCGGAGGACGTTGGTCGGCATCAGGTTGA
- a CDS encoding AMP-binding protein — translation MLPGCVPWPEELGREYRRKGYWLDVSIPQYFARLAGAAPERLAIVDGERRISLGQLWEQSGQLAAHFRGLGLQSRQRAVFQLPNGAEFLIAFLALLRVGVIPVMALPSHRQTEIAHYIRSAESSSLLIPDRIKEFDFRQMADAVKAEAPLLQNVFVLGEAREQDVSLNALMARRADANDVAAIDRIEHDPGDVAFMLLSGGTTALPKLIPRTHNDYIYNFSQSARVAGLGPDTVLLLTLPLAHNYNLGSPGMLGALALGGRVIIAPRGDCSTVFSLVEKERVTVIQAAVPLIVNWLNDPALDRFDLSSLKVVQQGGARLSSELRDRLRKRLGCQFQEDYGTAEGLLNLTRLDDPDDVVLHSSGAPICDDDEIKVLDEKGNEVADGEVGELVARGPYTIRGYYNAPQINARAFTADGFYRMGDYVRKSGRYVTVEGRKNDLINRGGEKISVDEVENLILKHPAVRSVAIVAMPDPAFGERACAFVVLNPGTTLTFEELSRFLLTQRIAKFKLPERLEILAEFPVSGAGKILRRTLREMIETKLRNEQSLSS, via the coding sequence ATGCTGCCGGGGTGCGTTCCGTGGCCCGAAGAGCTCGGGCGTGAGTATCGCCGCAAGGGCTATTGGCTCGACGTTTCAATCCCGCAGTATTTCGCGCGCCTTGCCGGCGCTGCGCCTGAGCGCCTTGCTATCGTCGACGGCGAACGCCGCATAAGCCTCGGCCAGCTTTGGGAGCAGAGCGGGCAGTTGGCCGCGCACTTTCGCGGCCTTGGCCTGCAGTCTCGCCAGCGCGCGGTCTTTCAGTTGCCGAACGGCGCCGAATTCCTGATTGCTTTCCTGGCGCTGCTACGCGTCGGTGTCATCCCGGTGATGGCGCTGCCGTCGCACCGACAAACCGAAATCGCTCATTATATCAGATCGGCGGAGTCGTCTTCTCTTCTGATCCCCGACCGGATCAAGGAATTCGACTTCAGACAGATGGCCGACGCTGTCAAAGCCGAAGCGCCATTGCTGCAAAACGTCTTCGTTCTTGGCGAAGCCCGCGAGCAGGATGTCTCGCTCAATGCGCTAATGGCGCGTCGCGCGGATGCCAACGATGTGGCTGCCATCGACCGGATCGAGCATGATCCCGGCGACGTCGCTTTCATGCTGCTCTCCGGCGGAACCACCGCATTGCCCAAGCTCATTCCGCGGACTCACAACGACTATATCTACAACTTTTCGCAGAGCGCGCGCGTTGCCGGCCTCGGTCCGGATACCGTGCTGCTGCTGACGTTGCCTCTGGCGCACAATTACAATCTGGGTTCGCCGGGAATGCTGGGCGCGCTCGCGCTGGGCGGGCGCGTCATCATCGCCCCACGCGGTGACTGCAGCACTGTCTTCTCACTGGTCGAGAAAGAGCGCGTCACCGTCATCCAGGCGGCGGTGCCGCTTATCGTCAACTGGCTCAACGATCCGGCGCTTGATCGCTTCGATCTCTCGTCGCTGAAGGTGGTGCAGCAGGGCGGAGCGCGGCTGTCGTCCGAATTACGCGACCGCCTGCGTAAGCGGCTCGGCTGTCAGTTCCAGGAAGATTATGGAACGGCGGAAGGTTTGCTCAATCTGACGCGGCTCGACGATCCCGACGACGTCGTTCTGCACAGTTCCGGCGCGCCGATTTGCGACGACGACGAGATCAAGGTGCTCGACGAGAAAGGAAACGAAGTCGCCGATGGCGAGGTCGGCGAGCTCGTCGCGCGCGGGCCCTATACGATTCGTGGCTATTACAATGCGCCGCAGATCAACGCTCGGGCCTTCACGGCGGACGGCTTCTACCGGATGGGGGATTATGTTCGCAAATCGGGGCGCTATGTGACCGTCGAAGGTCGAAAGAACGACCTGATCAACCGCGGCGGCGAAAAGATCAGCGTCGACGAAGTCGAGAATTTGATTCTCAAGCATCCGGCCGTCCGCAGCGTTGCAATCGTGGCGATGCCGGATCCGGCTTTCGGCGAACGCGCCTGCGCTTTCGTCGTGCTCAATCCGGGCACGACGCTGACATTCGAGGAACTGAGCCGGTTTCTGCTCACGCAGCGGATTGCGAAATTCAAGCTGCCCGAACGCCTGGAAATCCTCGCGGAATTCCCGGTCTCGGGCGCCGGCAAGATCTTGCGCCGCACATTGCGCGAGATGATCGAAACCAAGCTACGCAACGAACAGTCCCTTTCTTCGTAA